ATAGTCGAGAGCATTAACACTATGACCAAGATCTAATAGTTCCGCAATACCGGAGCCATATTGCTTCCTCATTAACGGAAAAGTTTTTTCATGTGCTACAGCAGCTTCAATCGAGCATATCGGATCCCAGTCTTGTGCGGCTTGAAGAGTGTCAGGCATAGTAATATCTACTAGCTTCGCCCCTAATTTGATGAAATGGTCGAGCGTTTTAGTTAGCGCTAATCTTGTGGGTTCATCTACGCGATCTAATGCCCAAGTAACATCGACACCGATACGCATATTACGCACTCCACGGGTCATCAGCGCTAAATAATCTGGTACATGGAGTGTGCTAGAGGTAGGGTCTTTCGGATCACGTCCAGCAATGGCTTGTAGCATAGCCGCAGCATCAGCCACGTTCCTGGCCATTGGGCCAATATGATCCATCGATGCTGCCAATTCAAATGCACCATAGCGACTGACACGCCCCCATGTGGGTTTAATACCAGTAATGCCATTGATAGCAGAAGGAAAGCGAATAGAACCACCAGTATCTGTACCTATGGAACCATAGCAAAGCCCTGCTGCGGTAGCAACACCTGGGCCACTGGAAGAAGCACCAGACCAGAGTTGTTCTAGCCAAGGATTAATGGGAGGTGTGAATTGTGAATGATGTTCGAAAAGAGCACCTTCAGTTTGGATTAACTTGCCGAGTAGAATAGCACCTGCAGTACGTAGTCGCTCAACCACAGTTGCATTTTCTAGAGGGATGAATTGATTAACCAGAGGCATACCGTGTGTTGTCACCACGCCTTTAGCCCACAGCAAATCCTTTACTGCCACAGGAACTCCATGTAGTGATCCACGGAACTCACCACGTGCAATCTCTTCATCGGCCATTCGAGCCTCCGTTATTGCTGATTTTTCCATTACAAT
The sequence above is drawn from the Xenorhabdus ishibashii genome and encodes:
- a CDS encoding amidase, with amino-acid sequence MSELHYQDLLTIGRRIQSREISSEEVTRELLNRIEHLDSTLHSYFIVMEKSAITEARMADEEIARGEFRGSLHGVPVAVKDLLWAKGVVTTHGMPLVNQFIPLENATVVERLRTAGAILLGKLIQTEGALFEHHSQFTPPINPWLEQLWSGASSSGPGVATAAGLCYGSIGTDTGGSIRFPSAINGITGIKPTWGRVSRYGAFELAASMDHIGPMARNVADAAAMLQAIAGRDPKDPTSSTLHVPDYLALMTRGVRNMRIGVDVTWALDRVDEPTRLALTKTLDHFIKLGAKLVDITMPDTLQAAQDWDPICSIEAAVAHEKTFPLMRKQYGSGIAELLDLGHSVNALDYQKLRSRRANLTGCINGIFESVDVIFSPVIAIADLTHKVMDILGQGNDMSYYTSAFNFTGHPTITLPCGRTKIGTPIAFQIVAPHFDEVTMIQAGWAYQQVTHWHSLHPPI